One genomic region from Haloarcula sp. DT43 encodes:
- a CDS encoding tRNA uridine(34) 5-carboxymethylaminomethyl modification radical SAM/GNAT enzyme Elp3 encodes MSTETPDPEETETFQQVCAELVDRILAGEIERDEVESAKIDVCREYSAPKVPKNSELLDYAPQEHREVLEEVLQRKPVRTASGVSPIAIMTSPERCPHGKCLYCPGGPDSEFSSAQSYTGHEPAAARGEQNDYDPYGQVKLRLNQLREIGHPVDKAELILMGGTMTARSHDYQEWFVKRALEAMNDFDVDAEPTPAEDVSFAEDDYEFRYLEDVIAENETADVRNVATTFETKPDWCDPEQIDRMLDLGGTKVEVGVQTTFERINREMHRGHGVQASIDANRRLRDSGFKVGFHMMPGQPGMSKEMCLEDFRRIFSETDWRPDYLKIYPTLIVEGTVTYDWWRKDEFDPLDNDEAAELVAEIKDMIPRYTRLQRVQRDIPADFIEGGVWKSNLRQLAWQRMEEHGWTCDCIRCREAGHSDEAAENVELDVMTYDACGGTEQFISVEDFDNDVLVGFCRLRFPNDPVRRELQDAAIVRELHVYGNAVGVGQQGDDGDHQHKGYGRKLLEQAEQLAREAGYPKLAVISGIGVRQYYREKLGYKQDGPYVSKRL; translated from the coding sequence ATGAGCACGGAGACGCCGGACCCAGAGGAGACAGAGACCTTCCAGCAGGTGTGTGCGGAGCTGGTCGACCGGATTCTTGCTGGCGAAATCGAGCGCGACGAGGTCGAGTCGGCCAAAATCGACGTCTGCCGCGAGTACTCCGCGCCGAAAGTGCCGAAAAACTCCGAACTGCTCGACTACGCGCCACAGGAGCACCGCGAGGTACTGGAGGAGGTCCTCCAGCGCAAGCCGGTCCGGACCGCCTCGGGGGTCTCACCCATCGCCATCATGACCTCGCCCGAGCGGTGTCCCCACGGGAAGTGCCTGTACTGTCCCGGCGGCCCCGACTCGGAATTTTCCTCCGCCCAGTCCTACACCGGCCACGAGCCCGCGGCCGCACGCGGCGAGCAGAACGACTACGACCCGTACGGCCAGGTCAAGCTCCGGCTCAACCAACTGCGGGAAATCGGCCACCCCGTCGACAAGGCCGAGCTCATCCTGATGGGCGGGACGATGACGGCCCGGAGCCACGATTACCAGGAGTGGTTCGTCAAGCGGGCCCTGGAGGCGATGAACGACTTCGATGTCGACGCGGAGCCGACGCCCGCCGAGGACGTGAGCTTCGCCGAGGACGACTACGAGTTCCGCTACCTGGAGGACGTCATCGCCGAGAACGAGACTGCCGACGTCCGCAACGTCGCCACGACCTTCGAGACCAAGCCCGACTGGTGTGACCCCGAACAGATAGACCGGATGCTGGACCTCGGCGGCACGAAAGTCGAGGTCGGTGTCCAGACGACCTTCGAGCGCATCAACCGCGAGATGCACCGCGGCCACGGCGTGCAGGCCTCCATCGACGCGAACCGCCGCCTGCGCGATTCGGGGTTCAAGGTCGGCTTCCACATGATGCCGGGTCAGCCGGGGATGTCCAAGGAGATGTGTCTGGAGGACTTCCGGCGCATCTTCTCGGAGACGGACTGGCGGCCCGACTACCTCAAGATATACCCGACACTCATCGTCGAGGGCACGGTCACCTACGACTGGTGGCGGAAAGACGAGTTCGACCCGCTAGACAACGACGAGGCCGCCGAACTCGTCGCCGAAATCAAGGACATGATTCCCCGCTACACCCGCCTCCAGCGCGTCCAGCGGGACATTCCGGCGGACTTCATCGAGGGCGGCGTCTGGAAGTCCAACCTCCGCCAGCTCGCCTGGCAGCGGATGGAAGAGCACGGCTGGACGTGTGACTGTATCCGCTGTCGGGAGGCCGGTCACAGCGACGAGGCCGCCGAGAACGTCGAACTCGACGTCATGACCTACGACGCCTGTGGCGGCACGGAGCAGTTCATCTCCGTCGAGGACTTCGACAACGACGTACTCGTCGGGTTCTGTCGGCTCCGGTTCCCCAACGACCCGGTGCGACGGGAGCTACAGGACGCCGCAATCGTGCGCGAACTCCACGTCTACGGCAACGCCGTCGGCGTCGGGCAGCAGGGCGACGACGGTGACCACCAGCACAAGGGCTACGGCCGGAAACTGCTGGAGCAGGCGGAGCAACTGGCCCGGGAGGCCGGCTACCCGAAACTGGCCGTCATCTCCGGTATCGGCGTCCGGCAGTACTACCGGGAGAAACTGGGATATAAGCAGGACGGGCCGTACGTGAGCAAGCGTCTCTGA